DNA from Streptomyces sp. NBC_01260:
CCCCGCGCGGGAGAGCGCCGTATGAGCGCCGGCCCGCTCCCGGACCGGAGGGAGCGCTGGGCGCGCCCCCTCCTCATCGCCTTCCTCGTCGCCTGCGCCGTCGATCTCGCCGGGGTCCTCACCGACAGCGGTATCGCGCACCTCGTCGCCAAGCCGCTGCTGATGCCGCTGCTGGCCGGGTACGCCGCCGCTCGGCGCGGGCCCCGGCTGCTGATCGCCGCACTGCTCCTGGGCTGGGTCGGCGATGTGTTTCTGCTGGCCGACGCCGACCTCGCCTTCCTTCTCGGGATGGGCGGCTTCGCCGCGGGACACGTCTGCTACCTGTGCCTCTTCGGCCGGGCCCGCAGCGCCCTGCTGCCCGCAGTCCTGTACGCAGCCGTCCTGGTCGTCTTCCTCGCCCTGATCCTGGACGGGCTGCCGGCCGATCTGCGGATCCCGCTGGCGG
Protein-coding regions in this window:
- a CDS encoding lysoplasmalogenase — protein: MSAGPLPDRRERWARPLLIAFLVACAVDLAGVLTDSGIAHLVAKPLLMPLLAGYAAARRGPRLLIAALLLGWVGDVFLLADADLAFLLGMGGFAAGHVCYLCLFGRARSALLPAVLYAAVLVVFLALILDGLPADLRIPLAGYSLLLTAMAYRAGVLGRYAAAGGALFLLSDGLIATGVADWPQLPAPDFWVMLTYVAAQFLLTLGVLAPDARRSGADPGAYRGPSISI